In Blastopirellula marina, the sequence CGCGGCTTGCCATCTTCGCCGAGCATGGGGGCGTCGATGTCGATGAACTCGCAGTTGTCGGTCTTGGCACACTGCTCGGCGATCAGCTTGTTCGTTTCGCGAACTTCCTTGATCAGCTTCCAGCGGCTCAGGCTCGGCTTCACGGCGATGTACAGGATCTTTGTCTCCGGCAGTTCTTCGCGAATCGTCGAAACGAACTCCTGGAAGTCTTCACGAATCTGTTCGGGGGTGTATTTCGCAGCGATGTCGTTATCGCCGGCGTACACAACAACCGTGCGTGGCTTGTACGGCAGGATGATGCGATCGGCGTAGTAAACCGAATCTTCCAGGCGCGAACCACCAAAGCCACGGTTCAGACC encodes:
- a CDS encoding SGNH/GDSL hydrolase family protein is translated as MIRMLSSLSLVLVLSAMTFAAEKEVPASIAKWKGEMDKFAKQDEANPVKPGGVVFVGSSSIRMWDLDQSFPKLHGLNRGFGGSRLEDSVYYADRIILPYKPRTVVVYAGDNDIAAKYTPEQIREDFQEFVSTIREELPETKILYIAVKPSLSRWKLIKEVRETNKLIAEQCAKTDNCEFIDIDAPMLGEDGKPRAELFKKDGLHMTDAGYAIWAKALEPHLKD